One stretch of Pandoraea oxalativorans DNA includes these proteins:
- a CDS encoding patatin-like phospholipase family protein: MQGGGAHGAFTWGVLDRLLEAVSHDTDNAPFRIEGISGTSAGAMNAAVLATGYARGGPDAARGALEQFWRDVAHAGRFSPLRRTPLDIVLGRWSLDNSPFFMFFDLAARVVSPYDLAPLEFNPLRRLLADHIDFDGISRRADANPIQLFITATNVHTGRGRVFRNAEITPDVLLASACLPMLYRAIEIDGEPYWDGGYAGNPSITPLVRETVSCDTILVQVNPVERNEVPRSAREILNRVNEVPFNATLLKELRMIAVLRQVVDAGSDEGKRWAQMRMHRIASDMMTTLGYSSKLSAEWDFLVMLRDEGRRCADAFLHEHGADLGKRSSLDLDALQETL, encoded by the coding sequence CTGCAAGGCGGCGGCGCACATGGCGCGTTCACCTGGGGCGTGCTGGATCGTCTGCTCGAAGCCGTTTCGCACGACACCGACAACGCCCCCTTTCGCATCGAGGGCATTTCCGGCACCTCCGCTGGCGCAATGAATGCCGCCGTGCTTGCGACCGGATACGCGCGCGGCGGCCCCGACGCGGCACGCGGCGCGCTGGAACAGTTCTGGCGAGATGTGGCGCATGCGGGACGCTTCAGCCCGTTGCGGCGCACACCGCTCGACATCGTGCTCGGGCGCTGGTCGCTCGATAACTCGCCGTTCTTCATGTTCTTCGATCTCGCCGCCCGCGTCGTGTCCCCCTACGATCTCGCGCCGCTCGAATTCAACCCGTTGCGCCGCCTGCTGGCCGATCACATCGACTTCGACGGCATCTCCAGACGCGCCGACGCCAACCCGATCCAGCTCTTCATCACAGCGACTAACGTGCATACCGGACGAGGTCGCGTCTTCCGCAACGCCGAAATCACCCCGGACGTCCTGCTCGCCTCAGCGTGCCTGCCCATGCTGTATCGCGCCATCGAGATCGATGGTGAGCCCTACTGGGACGGCGGTTACGCGGGCAATCCGTCGATCACGCCGCTGGTGCGCGAGACCGTGTCGTGCGACACCATCCTTGTGCAGGTCAATCCGGTCGAGCGCAACGAGGTGCCGCGTTCGGCGCGCGAAATTCTGAACCGCGTCAACGAAGTTCCCTTCAACGCCACGCTGCTCAAGGAGTTGCGCATGATTGCCGTGCTGCGTCAGGTCGTGGATGCCGGGAGCGACGAAGGCAAGCGCTGGGCGCAGATGCGAATGCACCGGATCGCGAGCGACATGATGACGACGCTCGGCTATTCGTCGAAGCTCTCGGCGGAATGGGACTTCCTCGTGATGCTGCGCGACGAGGGCCGTCGCTGCGCCGACGCCTTCCTGCACGAACACGGCGCCGATCTGGGCAAACGCTCCTCGCTCGATCTCGATGCCCTGCAGGAGACCCTCTGA
- a CDS encoding winged helix-turn-helix transcriptional regulator, with the protein MSKPEPFVFEETCVPRRVLELFSVKWTSMVLYALQCGTTRTGELQRRLPGISKKMLTQTLRELERDGLIHREVYPVVPPKVEYPLTPLGELFIEPIEMLYRWGNQHADVLAQLSLRRGKPSQDLAGGGTDDEVAHFTVI; encoded by the coding sequence ATGAGCAAACCCGAACCCTTCGTTTTCGAGGAAACCTGCGTGCCGCGTCGCGTGCTGGAGCTCTTCAGCGTGAAGTGGACGAGCATGGTGCTCTACGCGTTGCAGTGCGGCACGACACGTACAGGCGAGCTTCAGCGCCGTCTGCCGGGCATTTCGAAGAAGATGCTTACGCAAACGCTGCGCGAACTGGAGCGCGACGGCCTGATTCACCGCGAGGTGTATCCCGTCGTGCCGCCCAAGGTCGAATACCCGCTGACGCCGCTCGGCGAGCTTTTCATCGAGCCGATCGAAATGCTGTACCGCTGGGGCAACCAGCACGCGGACGTGCTCGCGCAACTGAGTCTGCGTCGTGGCAAACCGTCGCAGGACCTGGCGGGCGGTGGCACCGATGACGAGGTTGCCCATTTCACGGTTATCTGA
- a CDS encoding LLM class flavin-dependent oxidoreductase, producing MSSLSKTAISMLDLVPVRAGGTVAEALKQSTELAQHVERLGFTRFWLAEHHNMDGIASSATALLIGHIADKTSRIRVGSGGVMLPNHPPLVVAENFGTLAALYPGRIDLGLGRAPGADQATMRALRRDRLGNGDDFPEQVAELRALLAPAQPGQRLVATPGAGSDIPVWLLGSSLYSAQLAAHLGLPYAFASHFAPRFLFDAIRIYREMFRPSAVLDKPYVMVGAPVVAAPTDEEAKFLATSSQQKILALMRGQSLKLQPPVNDMDERWDPAEQHSVEAFLGVAVVGGPERIKSGLSDLVERTQADELMLVTDIYDPALRLRSCDIVASVCKD from the coding sequence ATGAGCAGTTTGTCGAAAACAGCCATCTCGATGCTGGATCTGGTGCCGGTGCGCGCGGGCGGCACGGTGGCTGAAGCCCTGAAGCAGTCCACGGAACTGGCCCAGCATGTCGAGCGTCTGGGCTTTACGCGTTTCTGGCTTGCGGAACACCACAACATGGATGGCATCGCCAGTTCTGCCACCGCGTTGCTGATCGGGCACATTGCCGACAAGACGTCGCGCATTCGCGTCGGTTCAGGCGGCGTGATGCTGCCGAATCACCCGCCGCTGGTCGTCGCCGAGAACTTCGGCACGCTCGCCGCGCTGTACCCGGGACGCATCGACCTGGGCCTCGGACGCGCGCCGGGTGCCGATCAGGCGACGATGCGCGCATTGCGACGCGACCGTCTCGGCAATGGCGACGACTTTCCGGAACAAGTGGCGGAGTTGCGCGCGTTGCTCGCGCCGGCGCAACCGGGGCAACGACTGGTCGCCACGCCGGGCGCGGGCAGCGACATTCCCGTGTGGTTGCTGGGCTCGTCGCTTTACTCGGCGCAGCTCGCGGCGCATCTAGGGTTGCCGTACGCCTTCGCATCGCACTTCGCGCCGCGTTTCCTGTTCGATGCGATTCGCATTTATCGCGAGATGTTCCGCCCGTCGGCCGTGCTCGACAAGCCGTACGTGATGGTCGGCGCGCCCGTCGTCGCAGCCCCCACGGACGAGGAAGCGAAATTCCTTGCGACGTCGTCGCAGCAAAAGATCCTCGCGCTGATGCGTGGGCAGAGCCTGAAGTTGCAGCCGCCGGTGAACGATATGGACGAGCGTTGGGATCCGGCGGAGCAGCACTCGGTGGAGGCGTTCCTCGGCGTGGCCGTCGTCGGCGGGCCGGAGCGAATCAAATCGGGCCTGTCCGATCTCGTCGAACGCACGCAAGCCGACGAACTGATGCTCGTGACCGACATCTACGATCCGGCGCTGCGCTTGCGTTCGTGCGACATCGTCGCGTCCGTCTGCAAGGACTGA
- a CDS encoding NAD(P)/FAD-dependent oxidoreductase, whose amino-acid sequence MSDSRPVVVIGGGLVGVCTAAYLQRAGHAVTLVDRQSTRQAASLGNAGCINGSSVVPIAMPGVLWQVPGWLMQPDGPLVLRWGYLPRMVPWLMRFIAASRPARVAQQARALRALLGPALDAYQPLLDDANANDLVTRRGYLIAYSSENGMAGDEGGMALRRDNGVQIETLDAGALREFEPTLSNDFIGARYISETGHTSDPGALVARLTAQVVARGGRLVDAAATAIETNGAQAVAVHTDKGREAASAVVVAAGAWSAPFVRQLGDSIVFDTERGYHVEIPTPHEMPSRPVMWAEGKLFATPMNGRLRGAGTVELAGLQAPPNWRRADLLLGQLHKMFPGAVPGVKSTQSVDGARWQGFRPSTPDSLPVLGAASKVPNAFYAFGHGHVGLTAAASTGRTIAGLVSGERPSIDLSPFSIGRFR is encoded by the coding sequence ATGAGCGATTCACGTCCCGTCGTCGTTATCGGGGGCGGTTTGGTCGGCGTGTGTACCGCCGCATATCTTCAGCGCGCGGGGCACGCCGTGACGCTCGTCGACCGGCAGTCGACGCGTCAGGCGGCGTCGCTGGGCAATGCCGGGTGCATCAATGGTTCGTCCGTCGTCCCTATCGCGATGCCGGGTGTGCTCTGGCAAGTGCCGGGATGGCTGATGCAACCGGATGGGCCGCTGGTGCTTCGGTGGGGCTACCTGCCACGTATGGTGCCGTGGTTGATGCGCTTTATCGCGGCGAGTCGGCCCGCACGGGTCGCCCAACAGGCACGCGCGTTGCGCGCCCTGCTCGGCCCGGCACTCGACGCCTATCAACCCCTGCTCGACGATGCCAACGCCAACGATCTCGTGACCCGTCGCGGGTATCTCATTGCCTACTCCAGTGAGAACGGCATGGCAGGCGACGAAGGTGGCATGGCCTTGCGGCGTGACAACGGCGTGCAGATCGAAACGCTGGACGCCGGCGCGCTTCGCGAGTTCGAACCCACGCTATCGAACGATTTCATCGGCGCGCGTTATATCAGCGAGACGGGGCACACCTCGGATCCGGGTGCGTTGGTGGCGCGTCTGACCGCTCAGGTCGTGGCGCGAGGCGGACGCCTCGTCGATGCGGCGGCGACAGCCATCGAGACCAACGGTGCACAGGCCGTTGCAGTGCATACGGACAAGGGACGCGAAGCCGCGAGCGCCGTCGTCGTCGCGGCCGGCGCGTGGTCGGCCCCCTTCGTGCGGCAGTTGGGCGACAGCATCGTCTTCGACACCGAGCGCGGCTATCACGTGGAGATTCCGACGCCACACGAGATGCCGTCGCGTCCCGTGATGTGGGCGGAAGGGAAGTTGTTTGCGACGCCGATGAACGGCCGCCTTCGCGGTGCGGGCACGGTGGAGCTGGCAGGGCTCCAAGCGCCGCCGAATTGGCGACGTGCCGATCTGCTGCTGGGCCAGCTTCACAAGATGTTCCCCGGCGCGGTGCCGGGAGTGAAGTCGACGCAGTCGGTCGACGGCGCACGCTGGCAGGGTTTTCGCCCGAGCACGCCGGATTCGCTACCGGTACTGGGGGCTGCGTCGAAAGTGCCGAACGCCTTTTATGCCTTCGGACACGGCCACGTGGGTCTCACGGCGGCGGCCTCGACCGGACGCACGATCGCGGGGCTGGTGAGCGGCGAGCGGCCGTCAATCGACCTCTCACCGTTCTCCATCGGGCGATTCCGCTAG
- a CDS encoding aldo/keto reductase, producing MRNITFPQGDTVPVLGQGTWMMGEKPERRRDEIAALRLGVSLGMTLVDTAEMYGEGATESLVGEALDGLRDEVFLVSKVYPHNASQRGVIAACERSLKRLRTDRIDLYLLHWRGDVPLEDTIAGFEALVDAGKIRQWGVSNFDLDDMDELFDAPGGTACATNQVLFNLSRRGPEYDLMPWLATNRLPMMAYSPIEQGRLPTNGVLSEIARKRHVEPLQIALAWVLSRPGVIAIPKAGSEAHVRANRAAHDIKLSDEELNLLDHHFEAPSRKRPLEMI from the coding sequence ATGCGAAACATCACTTTCCCCCAAGGCGACACCGTGCCGGTGCTCGGGCAGGGCACATGGATGATGGGTGAGAAACCCGAGCGCCGTCGCGACGAGATCGCCGCGTTGCGTCTGGGCGTCTCGCTCGGCATGACGCTGGTCGATACCGCCGAGATGTATGGCGAAGGCGCGACGGAAAGCCTCGTTGGCGAAGCGCTTGACGGCTTGCGCGACGAGGTGTTTCTCGTGAGCAAGGTGTATCCGCATAACGCCTCGCAACGTGGCGTCATCGCGGCGTGCGAACGAAGCCTCAAGCGTTTGCGCACCGACCGCATCGACCTGTACCTCTTGCATTGGCGTGGCGATGTTCCGCTCGAAGACACCATCGCCGGTTTCGAAGCGCTGGTCGACGCGGGCAAGATCCGCCAATGGGGCGTGAGCAATTTCGATCTGGACGACATGGACGAGTTGTTCGACGCACCGGGCGGCACAGCATGCGCGACGAATCAGGTGCTGTTCAATCTTTCGCGACGCGGCCCCGAATACGATCTGATGCCTTGGCTTGCGACGAATCGGCTGCCGATGATGGCCTACTCGCCGATCGAACAAGGGCGCTTACCGACGAATGGGGTCCTTAGCGAGATCGCACGCAAGCGTCACGTCGAGCCGCTTCAGATCGCGCTGGCCTGGGTGCTGAGCCGTCCCGGCGTCATCGCTATCCCGAAGGCCGGGTCCGAGGCCCATGTGCGTGCGAACCGTGCGGCGCACGACATCAAGCTGAGCGACGAGGAACTGAATCTGCTCGATCACCACTTCGAAGCGCCGTCCCGCAAACGTCCGCTGGAAATGATTTGA
- a CDS encoding ISL3 family transposase encodes MLDRKLLESLGGWQGYAVERVEWPEGTGRTLSIYLKPTAKVMLCEQCGARCRQVHETTVRRVRDLPLFEYRVVLHVPRRRLLCEQCGGPRLERLTWLGRYQRVTDRLAAACSQLLQSSNVQAVARFFELGWHTVKTLDKARLRASVREPDWSRIEYLAMDEFALHKGHRYATVVVDPISRQVLWIGPGRSRETARAFFEQLPRGVAQRIKAVAIDMTTAYELEIQAHCPRAEIVYDLFHVVAKYGREVIDRVRVDQANQLRQDRPARRVIKSSRWLLLRNRDKLDRQQAVRLDELLQANQPLLTVYVLRDELKRLWFYRRPAWAKQAWHHWCEQAEQSGIAPLNTFAQRLKGYLHGILARCRHRLNTSIVEGINNTIKVIKRRAYGYRDQEYFFLKIRAAFPGNAQ; translated from the coding sequence ATGCTGGATCGCAAGCTGCTGGAGTCGCTGGGAGGCTGGCAGGGCTATGCCGTCGAACGCGTGGAGTGGCCCGAGGGCACAGGGCGCACGCTGTCGATCTATTTGAAGCCAACCGCCAAGGTGATGCTGTGCGAGCAGTGCGGCGCACGATGTCGCCAGGTCCATGAGACCACGGTGCGCCGGGTGCGAGATCTGCCGTTATTTGAGTACCGGGTTGTTCTTCATGTTCCACGCCGGCGCTTGTTGTGTGAGCAATGCGGTGGCCCGCGCCTGGAGCGGCTTACTTGGCTGGGTCGCTACCAGCGGGTGACGGATCGGCTTGCGGCGGCCTGCAGCCAATTGCTGCAATCGAGCAACGTGCAGGCGGTGGCGAGGTTCTTCGAGCTGGGTTGGCATACCGTCAAGACGCTGGACAAGGCCCGGCTCCGAGCGTCAGTGCGCGAACCGGATTGGTCCAGGATCGAGTATTTAGCGATGGACGAGTTCGCCCTGCATAAAGGGCATCGGTACGCGACGGTAGTCGTCGATCCGATCAGCAGGCAGGTGCTGTGGATCGGCCCAGGACGCTCACGCGAGACGGCTCGGGCGTTCTTCGAGCAATTGCCGCGTGGGGTCGCCCAACGCATCAAGGCCGTAGCCATCGACATGACTACGGCCTACGAGTTAGAAATCCAGGCCCACTGCCCACGGGCGGAGATCGTCTATGACTTGTTCCATGTCGTGGCCAAGTACGGACGAGAGGTCATTGATCGGGTGCGCGTGGATCAGGCCAACCAACTGCGCCAGGACCGTCCCGCGCGCCGGGTCATCAAATCGAGCCGCTGGCTGTTATTGCGCAACCGCGACAAGCTAGACCGGCAGCAGGCCGTCCGGCTCGACGAATTGCTGCAAGCCAACCAGCCGCTGCTGACGGTCTATGTCCTGAGGGACGAACTCAAGCGGCTCTGGTTCTACCGAAGACCTGCCTGGGCAAAACAAGCCTGGCACCACTGGTGCGAGCAGGCCGAGCAAAGCGGAATAGCCCCCTTGAACACCTTCGCTCAGCGTCTGAAAGGCTATCTGCATGGCATCCTGGCCAGATGCCGACATCGTCTAAACACCAGCATCGTTGAGGGCATTAACAACACTATCAAGGTCATTAAGCGGCGCGCCTACGGCTACCGAGACCAGGAATACTTCTTCCTCAAAATCCGCGCCGCCTTCCCCGGTAATGCTCAATGA
- a CDS encoding cytochrome b → MAKAIKFHSLDSPLSSAQRYAPPAIFFHWLVALLIVMAYAAVITKGYLPKGSAPRVLSMAIHEWTGIAVLVVAVPRLLWRLIKGSPGPLPGQGWLVRMGSSLVHLLLYLFIFAQPVLGYLTLNAGGHVLTIPGLDIALPQVIGKDDEMRRSIKQIHETLGSAFYWVIGLHALAALWHHYFRRDDTLRRML, encoded by the coding sequence ATGGCCAAAGCGATCAAGTTCCACTCACTCGACTCACCGCTCTCTTCCGCTCAGCGCTACGCACCGCCCGCGATTTTTTTTCACTGGCTGGTGGCGCTGCTAATCGTGATGGCGTATGCCGCTGTGATCACGAAGGGATATCTGCCGAAAGGCAGTGCGCCGCGAGTGCTGAGCATGGCGATCCACGAGTGGACGGGAATTGCCGTGCTGGTCGTCGCCGTGCCGCGTTTGCTCTGGCGTCTGATCAAGGGGTCGCCGGGGCCGCTGCCCGGTCAGGGATGGCTTGTACGCATGGGGTCGTCACTCGTGCATCTGCTGCTTTACCTGTTTATCTTCGCGCAGCCGGTGCTGGGCTATCTCACGCTGAATGCAGGCGGGCATGTGCTGACGATTCCGGGGCTGGATATCGCGCTGCCGCAGGTCATCGGCAAAGACGACGAAATGCGTCGCTCCATCAAGCAGATTCACGAAACGCTGGGAAGCGCGTTCTACTGGGTGATCGGTTTGCATGCGTTGGCAGCGTTGTGGCATCACTATTTCCGTCGTGACGACACGCTGCGTCGCATGCTGTGA
- a CDS encoding TonB-dependent receptor family protein: MSRFMTQKPLQAAIALAFASLGSAAHALTSNPAASVALAGAAAVNPAAPVATTVLAADTSGVAATTAPATPTATLPVTHVSAPAESLTSPNVEEQKANLFQTAGSVGFVDADSYQNTYAFNLRDVLKDSPGVYVQNRYGQELRVSIRGSGIARGYHVRGLELLQDGIPTNSADGSGDYYQIDPMGLRSTEVYKGGNGLTYGSTTLGGALNFVTPTAYTAEAPNQFRLEGGSFGTVRASGQMSRIFGPLDALATVTLNRSDGYRDHAKGNYAQINANIGYKFSPRVETRFFFGAYIVDQKLPGTLSLFDALNNPTKAAASAVAGDQARNTRTERLGNLTTIRFDVGQLDIASWVIHKSLYHPIFQVIDQDGWTYGVAPRYAANLTLAGMRNDLIVGARFFGGNTKADQYVNVNGNRGAQTLDARQSAYNYEAYFENRLFFLPTLGLMVGAKAYRDVRQYIDYGGVPGDVNYRSTSAAYSGVNPKIGLLWEPRKDVQAFIDITRSADVPDFTDLSQTFGATSRFVPLASQHAWTIEVGTRGKLDRVAWDVTAYRSIVRDQLLQYTTSPDVPASTFNANKTVLQGLEIGASVDLFKNVATTGDRVTLTQIWNYSDFRFRDDPQYGNNRIAGVPTNVLRTTLGYALSNRFQIAASLDWVPTGAWVDYANTMRVPSYTLIGLQASYLIQRGVTFYVDARNLTDKRYVSDFSTVTDARTANTAVFYPGDGRSVFAGVRVAF; this comes from the coding sequence ATGTCACGTTTCATGACGCAGAAGCCGTTGCAAGCGGCCATCGCGCTCGCCTTCGCCTCGCTAGGCAGCGCAGCACACGCACTCACATCGAACCCCGCAGCTTCGGTCGCCCTGGCGGGCGCCGCTGCCGTGAATCCTGCGGCCCCCGTGGCCACAACGGTCCTTGCCGCAGACACATCCGGAGTCGCCGCGACGACCGCACCCGCCACGCCTACCGCCACGTTGCCCGTCACCCACGTGAGCGCCCCGGCAGAGTCGCTCACGTCCCCCAATGTGGAGGAGCAGAAGGCCAACCTTTTCCAGACCGCCGGATCGGTCGGCTTCGTTGACGCCGACAGCTACCAGAACACCTACGCGTTCAACCTGCGCGACGTGCTGAAGGACAGCCCCGGTGTGTATGTCCAGAATCGCTACGGGCAGGAGCTACGCGTGTCGATTCGCGGCTCCGGTATCGCACGCGGTTATCACGTACGCGGCCTCGAACTCCTGCAGGACGGGATTCCCACCAACTCGGCCGATGGCAGCGGCGACTACTATCAGATCGACCCGATGGGCCTGCGCTCCACCGAGGTCTACAAGGGTGGCAACGGCCTCACCTACGGTTCAACCACACTGGGCGGTGCGCTGAACTTCGTCACGCCCACGGCCTACACGGCAGAGGCCCCCAACCAGTTCCGGCTCGAAGGCGGTAGCTTCGGCACCGTTCGCGCGAGCGGACAGATGTCGCGCATCTTCGGGCCGCTCGATGCGCTCGCGACCGTGACGCTCAACCGGTCCGACGGTTATCGCGATCACGCGAAAGGCAACTATGCCCAGATCAACGCGAACATCGGCTACAAATTCTCGCCGCGCGTGGAAACGCGTTTCTTCTTCGGCGCGTACATCGTCGATCAGAAGCTGCCGGGCACGTTGTCGCTGTTCGACGCGCTCAACAATCCCACCAAGGCCGCGGCTTCCGCAGTCGCCGGCGATCAGGCGCGTAACACCCGCACCGAGCGTCTGGGCAACCTGACCACGATTCGTTTCGACGTCGGCCAGCTCGATATCGCGTCGTGGGTCATTCACAAGAGCCTGTATCACCCGATCTTCCAGGTCATCGATCAGGACGGCTGGACCTACGGCGTAGCTCCCCGCTACGCGGCGAACCTCACGCTCGCGGGCATGCGTAACGACCTGATCGTGGGTGCGCGCTTCTTCGGTGGCAATACGAAGGCCGATCAATACGTCAACGTGAACGGCAATCGCGGTGCCCAGACGCTCGACGCCCGCCAGAGCGCTTACAACTACGAGGCGTATTTCGAGAACCGCCTGTTCTTCCTGCCGACGCTCGGGCTCATGGTCGGCGCCAAGGCGTACCGCGACGTGCGTCAGTACATCGATTACGGCGGCGTACCCGGCGACGTCAACTATCGCTCCACCAGCGCCGCCTACTCCGGCGTGAATCCCAAGATCGGCCTTCTCTGGGAGCCGCGCAAGGACGTTCAGGCGTTTATCGACATCACCCGTAGCGCCGACGTGCCCGACTTCACCGATCTGTCGCAGACATTCGGGGCGACGTCGCGATTCGTGCCGCTGGCATCGCAACATGCGTGGACGATCGAAGTCGGCACACGCGGCAAGCTCGATCGCGTGGCATGGGACGTCACAGCCTATCGTTCGATCGTGCGCGACCAACTGCTCCAGTACACGACGTCTCCCGACGTGCCGGCATCGACCTTCAATGCGAACAAGACCGTGCTTCAGGGTCTTGAAATCGGCGCGTCCGTCGACCTGTTCAAGAACGTGGCGACCACCGGCGACCGCGTGACATTGACGCAGATCTGGAACTACAGCGACTTCCGCTTCCGTGACGATCCGCAATACGGCAACAACCGCATTGCAGGCGTGCCGACCAATGTGCTGCGGACAACGCTCGGCTATGCGCTGTCGAATCGATTCCAGATCGCGGCGTCCCTCGACTGGGTGCCCACTGGCGCGTGGGTCGATTACGCCAACACGATGCGCGTGCCCAGCTACACACTGATCGGCTTGCAGGCGTCGTATCTGATCCAGCGAGGCGTGACGTTCTATGTCGATGCGCGCAATCTGACCGACAAGCGTTATGTATCGGATTTCAGCACCGTCACCGACGCACGCACGGCCAACACTGCCGTGTTCTACCCGGGAGACGGCCGCAGCGTGTTTGCCGGTGTTCGCGTCGCGTTCTGA